From Oligoflexia bacterium, the proteins below share one genomic window:
- a CDS encoding pitrilysin family protein: MNNQQIQAKTKLNIKDLKVNYEKFELDNGLTLLVHEDKSTPLVAVNVWYHVGSKNEVIGKTGFAHLFEHLMFNGSENFDHDYFKATEQVGATELNGTTNTDRTNYFQNVPKSALDYILWLESDRMGHLLGAIDQAKLDEQRGVVQNEKRQGENQPYGMVYEHIAKACYPSQHPYSWRTIGSMEDLNAASLEDVRTWFNTYYGAANVVIALAGNITGKEAHEKIKHYFGWIPSGPRLNKMKSWIAPMQNDKVEIIKDQVPQARLYKVWNVPGIAQDGLEELDMLSDVLSVGKNSLLYESLVEKQKLVSDVYATVWPRELGGHFLIVATAIESESLPKIEQEIDKILNDVLNKGIKKDVLEAYKTKRFAQTAERLEKIGGWGGKSDILAYYQTYYNTPDGFTQSLQRFFDLNSTKIKNVGNKWLNQGSYTLKVLPEKTYSNTKETVDRKNLPVPQSFPDLETPKHTSFTLKNGITVTYISNKTAPLFSVKIRSEQGALFDQKLGTSQLFEDLLKEAHNKYNASQLSSKLDQLGTSIHVGSDLHQANVSYSGLNVSFAETTKIVHELIQKPKYNLKSFDKAKNILIQNIKQSLNTPGAMASRTLMKIVFKDTPYAQPWSGTGTLTTVDTITLKDIEKKHEAIFKSPLHITVSSSLSKKTLEDTLNKYFGKMSITNKSPQLSTDGIEKNLPKNTLYFIHKDNSQQATIQAAALISSFNPEISPQLNIVNSILGGSFTSRINMNLREDKHWSYGARSKVSYTVGKRPLKISTSVQVDKTVESILEIYRELKNITSVKPINNNEFKAKQKDEVLSLLALFQNNDSNVEIFDDLNFKNLEYSFFEKYSAALKDLNIKTTQTLAKELINPDEFVWVVVGDKSIFDATKKKLPFKEVIYLDSVE, encoded by the coding sequence ATGAACAATCAACAGATACAAGCAAAAACAAAATTGAATATAAAAGATTTAAAGGTTAATTATGAAAAATTTGAGCTAGACAATGGTCTTACTTTACTTGTCCATGAAGATAAAAGCACGCCTTTGGTTGCTGTTAATGTCTGGTACCATGTAGGTTCCAAAAATGAAGTTATTGGTAAAACTGGTTTTGCACATCTATTTGAGCATCTCATGTTTAATGGCAGTGAAAACTTTGACCATGATTATTTTAAAGCAACCGAGCAAGTTGGCGCCACTGAACTCAACGGCACCACTAATACTGATAGAACCAATTATTTTCAAAACGTCCCCAAATCTGCCTTAGATTATATTCTGTGGCTAGAGTCCGACCGTATGGGTCATTTATTGGGAGCTATAGATCAAGCAAAATTAGATGAACAACGTGGTGTTGTACAAAATGAAAAACGTCAAGGTGAAAATCAACCTTACGGAATGGTATATGAACACATTGCAAAAGCTTGCTATCCTAGTCAACACCCCTATTCATGGCGAACAATTGGCTCTATGGAAGATCTTAATGCGGCAAGCTTAGAAGATGTGAGAACTTGGTTTAATACTTATTATGGAGCAGCCAATGTAGTCATTGCTTTAGCTGGAAACATTACTGGTAAAGAAGCGCATGAAAAAATAAAACATTATTTTGGATGGATTCCCTCTGGACCAAGACTTAATAAAATGAAATCTTGGATTGCTCCAATGCAAAATGACAAAGTTGAAATCATTAAAGATCAAGTACCACAAGCACGCCTTTATAAAGTCTGGAATGTCCCTGGGATTGCCCAAGATGGTCTTGAAGAGCTGGATATGCTCAGTGATGTTTTAAGTGTCGGTAAAAACTCTTTGCTGTATGAAAGTCTAGTTGAAAAACAAAAACTTGTTTCTGATGTATACGCAACTGTTTGGCCGCGTGAGCTGGGTGGACATTTTCTTATTGTTGCAACAGCTATAGAGTCTGAGTCATTGCCAAAAATAGAACAAGAGATTGATAAAATTTTAAATGATGTCTTGAATAAAGGTATTAAAAAAGATGTTTTAGAAGCTTACAAAACCAAACGTTTTGCGCAAACAGCTGAACGTTTAGAAAAAATTGGTGGCTGGGGCGGCAAGTCCGATATTTTAGCCTATTACCAAACCTATTACAACACACCCGACGGATTCACACAGAGCCTACAACGTTTTTTTGATTTAAATAGCACTAAAATCAAAAACGTTGGAAACAAGTGGCTGAACCAAGGTTCATATACTTTAAAAGTTTTACCAGAAAAAACCTATTCAAATACAAAAGAGACCGTTGATAGAAAAAACTTGCCCGTTCCACAAAGTTTTCCAGATCTTGAAACACCAAAGCATACTTCTTTTACCTTGAAAAACGGTATTACGGTGACCTATATTTCAAATAAAACAGCACCCTTATTCAGTGTAAAAATTAGATCAGAACAAGGTGCACTTTTTGATCAGAAACTAGGAACCAGCCAGTTATTTGAAGACTTATTAAAAGAGGCACATAATAAATACAATGCCTCACAGCTAAGCTCAAAACTTGACCAACTTGGAACCAGTATCCATGTGGGTAGCGACTTACATCAAGCCAACGTAAGTTATTCAGGTTTAAATGTTAGCTTTGCAGAAACAACTAAAATTGTGCACGAGCTTATTCAAAAGCCAAAATACAATTTAAAAAGTTTTGATAAAGCAAAAAATATTTTAATACAAAACATTAAGCAAAGCTTAAATACCCCCGGCGCAATGGCTTCAAGAACGTTAATGAAGATCGTTTTCAAAGACACCCCTTATGCCCAACCATGGTCTGGAACTGGAACATTAACAACTGTTGATACCATCACCCTTAAAGACATTGAAAAAAAGCATGAAGCAATTTTTAAATCTCCATTACATATCACTGTCAGCTCTTCATTATCTAAAAAAACACTTGAAGACACATTGAATAAGTACTTTGGGAAGATGTCTATTACAAATAAATCACCACAGCTATCCACAGATGGTATAGAAAAAAATCTGCCCAAAAATACGTTGTATTTTATTCATAAAGACAACTCTCAACAAGCCACCATCCAAGCCGCTGCTTTGATCTCTTCTTTTAATCCTGAAATTTCTCCACAATTAAATATTGTCAACAGTATTTTAGGTGGGTCCTTTACATCTAGAATCAATATGAACCTTAGAGAAGACAAACATTGGTCATATGGTGCAAGATCAAAAGTCAGCTATACTGTTGGAAAAAGACCTTTAAAAATCTCAACCAGTGTACAAGTAGATAAAACGGTTGAGTCTATTTTGGAGATTTATCGTGAACTTAAAAACATTACTAGCGTAAAACCTATTAACAATAATGAATTTAAAGCAAAACAAAAAGATGAAGTGTTATCTTTGTTAGCACTGTTTCAAAACAACGATTCAAATGTTGAAATATTTGATGATCTCAACTTTAAAAATTTAGAATATTCTTTTTTTGAAAAATATAGTGCCGCTTTAAAGGATCTTAATATCAAAACAACTCAGACTTTAGCAAAAGAACTGATTAACCCAGACGAGTTTGTTTGGGTTGTTGTTGGAGACAAGTCAATCTTTGATGCTACAAAGAAAAAGTTGCCCTTCAAAGAGGTCATCTACCTTGATAGTGTGGAATAA
- a CDS encoding pyridoxine 5'-phosphate synthase, protein MDKKIDLGVNVDHVATLRQARGTVYPSPVEAAKIIEKAGANNITCHLREDRRHIQDQDVYDLSETLSIPLNFEMAAREEMFKIAQDIKPHTVTIVPEKREELTTEHGLDIKQLDYNALKWIETLKELGCKVSLFIDASATSIDACINYGISEIEIHTGFYADAVNEINKKAEFEKIAGAVDYAHSKGLSCHLGHGLNQKNLGVFRTLPVKSMQIGHALIADAIYVGLEQSTQQYLKLLQF, encoded by the coding sequence ATGGATAAAAAAATAGATTTAGGAGTAAACGTTGACCATGTTGCTACGCTTAGACAGGCCCGAGGTACAGTTTATCCCAGCCCAGTGGAGGCGGCTAAAATAATTGAAAAAGCTGGGGCAAATAATATTACCTGTCATTTGCGTGAAGATAGAAGGCATATCCAAGACCAAGATGTTTATGATTTAAGCGAGACTCTATCAATACCCCTCAATTTTGAAATGGCCGCCCGTGAAGAAATGTTCAAAATTGCCCAGGATATAAAACCACATACAGTTACGATTGTTCCTGAAAAACGTGAAGAATTAACAACTGAACATGGTTTAGATATTAAACAATTGGATTATAATGCATTAAAATGGATTGAAACACTTAAAGAATTAGGCTGTAAAGTTTCTTTATTTATTGATGCTAGCGCAACATCTATTGATGCATGCATCAATTATGGTATTTCAGAGATAGAAATTCATACTGGTTTTTACGCTGACGCTGTGAATGAAATAAATAAAAAAGCTGAGTTTGAAAAAATTGCGGGCGCAGTAGATTATGCTCACTCAAAAGGTTTAAGTTGCCATTTAGGTCATGGTCTTAATCAAAAAAATCTTGGAGTATTTAGGACTCTACCCGTTAAGTCTATGCAGATTGGTCATGCGCTAATTGCTGATGCAATATATGTTGGTTTAGAGCAGTCTACACAACAGTATTTAAAACTACTTCAGTTTTGA
- the glmM gene encoding phosphoglucosamine mutase produces the protein MLKATDGVDVTKLFGTDGIRGRANVFPMTADNVVKVGQALGLLLEQKKRRRVLIGKDTRLSSYMFEQAIAAGLMSTGAEAMLVGPMPTPAISYLTETMRAEAGVMISASHNSYEDNGIKIFGPDGYKLSDEDEAFIEDMVANSTKINQLLKADNSGRAYRLDDARGRYISHLKYNFPKEFDLLGYKVVIDCANGAAYKIAPTTFEELGAQCIVIENKPNGTNINKNCGAVHPQNMQKTVIEHEADFGICLDGDADRLIMCDEKGVILDGDDLLYVLINSMIANNKKPKGLVGTLMSNMALEKFCYQHDIQFLRANVGDRYVVEKMRENNWCLGGETSGHIIYLPNCNTGDGIMNALHIAAVLCQTGKKLSELTQAFKKFPQEMINIEVQQKKPLESCIELNKTIALAEQSLNDQGRVLVRYSGTENKLRIMVEAHSETVLKEQIKKLVSCAKSELS, from the coding sequence ATGTTGAAAGCTACAGATGGAGTTGATGTGACAAAACTTTTTGGTACGGATGGTATAAGAGGTAGAGCAAATGTTTTCCCAATGACAGCAGATAATGTCGTTAAAGTTGGACAAGCTTTAGGTTTATTGCTTGAACAAAAAAAACGAAGGCGAGTATTGATTGGTAAAGATACTCGGTTATCAAGCTATATGTTTGAACAAGCTATAGCAGCAGGTTTGATGTCAACAGGTGCAGAAGCAATGCTTGTCGGACCCATGCCAACGCCTGCTATATCTTACTTGACTGAAACCATGCGCGCTGAAGCTGGAGTAATGATTTCAGCTTCTCATAACTCCTATGAAGATAATGGCATAAAAATATTTGGACCTGATGGGTATAAGTTGAGTGATGAAGATGAAGCCTTTATTGAAGATATGGTTGCAAATAGTACAAAAATTAACCAACTTCTTAAGGCAGACAATTCGGGTAGAGCCTATAGGTTAGATGATGCCCGTGGACGTTATATATCGCACCTAAAATACAATTTTCCCAAAGAGTTTGATTTGTTGGGATATAAAGTTGTTATTGATTGTGCCAATGGAGCGGCATATAAAATTGCACCAACCACCTTTGAAGAGTTAGGAGCTCAATGTATTGTAATTGAAAATAAGCCCAATGGGACCAATATCAATAAAAATTGTGGCGCAGTTCATCCGCAAAATATGCAAAAAACAGTTATAGAACATGAAGCCGATTTTGGCATTTGTCTTGATGGAGATGCAGACCGTTTAATCATGTGTGATGAAAAGGGTGTGATTTTAGATGGCGATGATTTACTTTATGTTCTGATTAATAGCATGATTGCAAACAATAAAAAACCAAAAGGTCTTGTTGGTACTTTAATGAGTAATATGGCATTAGAGAAGTTTTGTTATCAACATGATATCCAGTTTTTAAGAGCCAACGTTGGTGACAGGTATGTGGTTGAAAAAATGCGTGAAAATAACTGGTGTCTAGGAGGTGAAACCTCAGGCCATATTATTTACTTACCCAATTGCAATACAGGGGATGGAATTATGAATGCCCTACATATAGCGGCAGTGCTTTGTCAAACTGGGAAAAAACTTTCAGAACTTACGCAAGCATTTAAAAAATTTCCTCAAGAAATGATCAATATTGAAGTGCAACAAAAAAAACCTCTTGAATCCTGTATAGAACTTAATAAAACAATTGCATTGGCAGAACAAAGTTTAAATGATCAGGGAAGGGTTTTAGTTCGTTATTCTGGAACAGAAAACAAATTAAGAATCATGGTTGAAGCACATTCTGAGACTGTACTTAAAGAACAAATCAAAAAGCTTGTTTCATGCGCCAAAAGTGAGTTAAGTTGA
- a CDS encoding CdaR family protein gives MKRKLLKVLANLNTEFALKILSVLIALLLWSYVKSEQKQQRSLDVELELVNLPNHLMLEREVDAQIKVKVIGPKSRVESMNQEYLGTLSLDLSKSHIGLNTFWIQEDDFKLPYGIKIDRIVPQIIRVDLDKAITNTLPVLPKFIGKLPEGFEMTSYDLDPEVMTVKGTQRSMEALKKLYTTDIDLKSMRSYYEQEVPIDTSSLNVKLQHNTVLLRVTIKENTVSKTLKKVAIQYDSELYRVNPKTVTINVEGMAGDMLSLDQKNINVEIEELPNLFQPAIKINPIVSGLPKNVRYTVFPESVSVQRIKK, from the coding sequence ATGAAAAGAAAATTATTAAAAGTTTTAGCTAATTTAAATACGGAGTTTGCTTTAAAAATTCTTTCTGTTTTGATTGCTTTGCTTTTATGGTCATATGTAAAAAGTGAACAGAAACAACAACGCAGTTTAGATGTTGAGCTAGAGTTGGTTAATTTGCCTAATCATCTTATGCTTGAGAGAGAAGTTGATGCACAAATTAAGGTAAAGGTTATTGGGCCAAAGAGTCGTGTAGAGAGCATGAATCAAGAGTATTTAGGGACTTTAAGTCTTGATTTAAGTAAAAGTCATATTGGCTTGAATACTTTTTGGATTCAAGAAGATGACTTTAAGTTGCCTTACGGAATAAAAATAGATCGTATTGTGCCACAAATTATTCGTGTAGATTTGGATAAAGCCATTACCAATACCCTGCCAGTTTTACCTAAGTTTATTGGTAAATTGCCTGAAGGCTTTGAAATGACCTCATATGATCTTGATCCAGAAGTGATGACCGTTAAAGGTACACAAAGAAGTATGGAGGCATTAAAGAAACTGTATACAACTGATATAGATTTAAAAAGTATGCGCTCCTATTATGAACAAGAAGTTCCTATTGATACCAGCTCTTTAAATGTAAAATTACAACATAATACGGTTTTATTACGCGTAACGATTAAAGAAAATACAGTAAGCAAAACATTAAAGAAAGTTGCTATTCAGTATGATTCAGAGCTGTATCGTGTCAATCCCAAAACAGTGACAATAAATGTAGAAGGTATGGCAGGGGATATGCTTTCTCTCGATCAAAAAAACATTAATGTTGAAATTGAAGAGCTACCAAATTTATTTCAGCCGGCAATTAAAATTAATCCTATTGTTAGTGGATTGCCTAAAAATGTACGCTATACAGTTTTTCCAGAATCAGTTAGTGTGCAAAGAATTAAAAAATAA
- the cdaA gene encoding diadenylate cyclase CdaA, whose translation MTELLRSVTEYLSIHSVIDLIDILAVSLIVFAFLRFIKGTRAIYMLIGLSLALLVFWLSSVFNLQTLNWILSHLLSSLVFILIILFQAEIRRMLTRVGRAPVFSFLDTANESRVIEELVKACTSLANRKIGALIVVQKEADVMEYIDVGVKLEALVSKELISSIFLPSSPIHDGAIVIKQDQILAAGCFLPLLMSSKINKNLGTRHRAAVGITEETDALVIVVSEEKGWISIAKDGQLLSGIEATKLKELLAQNILSRTKS comes from the coding sequence ATGACAGAATTGTTGCGTTCAGTTACAGAATACCTGTCTATACATTCTGTCATTGATTTGATCGATATTCTTGCAGTGTCTTTGATTGTATTTGCTTTTTTACGTTTTATCAAAGGAACTAGAGCAATTTATATGTTGATTGGCCTCAGCCTAGCGCTGTTGGTTTTTTGGCTATCTTCAGTATTTAACTTACAGACACTTAATTGGATTTTGTCTCATCTTCTTAGTAGTTTGGTCTTTATCCTTATTATTTTATTTCAGGCAGAAATTAGAAGGATGTTAACACGTGTTGGAAGGGCTCCTGTGTTTTCATTTTTAGATACGGCAAACGAATCCAGAGTGATTGAGGAGTTGGTTAAAGCCTGTACATCCTTAGCAAATAGGAAAATAGGCGCGTTAATTGTAGTACAAAAAGAAGCGGATGTTATGGAATACATTGATGTTGGAGTTAAACTTGAAGCATTGGTTTCTAAAGAGTTAATATCAAGTATTTTTTTACCATCATCTCCCATTCATGATGGAGCAATCGTTATAAAGCAAGATCAAATTTTAGCAGCAGGATGTTTTTTGCCGCTATTGATGTCCAGTAAGATTAATAAAAACCTTGGTACGCGGCATAGAGCTGCTGTTGGTATTACGGAGGAAACAGATGCTTTGGTTATTGTTGTCTCTGAAGAGAAGGGGTGGATATCGATAGCAAAAGATGGCCAGTTGTTAAGTGGTATTGAAGCAACTAAGTTGAAAGAACTTTTGGCACAAAATATTCTTTCAAGGACAAAGTCATGA
- the ftsH gene encoding ATP-dependent zinc metalloprotease FtsH: MKSNRIFLWLLLAVVFFLIFQSFEKSSSEQAIELTYSEFRKSVRAGHVKSIEVGPEKLKGEFFSKKENETIAPDREKKVFISHWFGEADELIQFLEENAVEDIKLQPLNRQDFLRNLLLWSIPFILGFILLLFFFRQVQAGNGKAMSFGKSKIKIADPKKSRITFADVAGVEEAKEELEEIIDFLKFPKKYTTLGAKIPKGVMLVGAPGTGKTLLAKAVAGEAHVPFLTISGSDFVEMFVGVGASRVRDLFEQAKKSAPCIVFVDEIDAVGRKRGAGLGGGHDEREQTLNQLLVEMDGFEDNNGIIMMAATNRPDVLDPALLRPGRFDRQVVVSRPDLRGREGILRVHTKGTPLNDDVDLNVLARATSGFTGADIHNLVNEAALMAARLGLKTVNKHCFEEAKDKVILGKERKTTIMNEQDKKLTSYHEAGHALLAKLLPETDPVHKVTIIPRGMALGVTHQMPIEDRYTLNQNQAESSIAILMGGRLAEEIVFKVKCNGASNDIEKATELARRMVCEWGMSSSLGPIAFGHNEQEIFLAKEVAHQSNYSEKTAQLVDAEIKKIIDRNYKRGKDLLQKNRGTLDKIAKVLLERETLSGEDLDILITGGDLPQS, from the coding sequence TTGAAATCAAATCGCATTTTTTTATGGTTACTGCTGGCAGTGGTGTTCTTTTTGATTTTTCAATCTTTTGAAAAGTCTTCAAGTGAACAAGCTATTGAGCTGACTTATAGCGAGTTTAGAAAAAGTGTAAGAGCAGGGCATGTTAAAAGTATTGAGGTGGGCCCGGAAAAACTGAAAGGTGAGTTTTTTTCAAAAAAAGAAAATGAAACAATTGCCCCCGATCGTGAGAAAAAAGTTTTTATCAGTCATTGGTTTGGTGAAGCAGATGAATTAATACAATTTCTTGAAGAGAATGCAGTAGAAGATATAAAACTACAACCTTTGAATCGCCAGGACTTTTTACGCAACTTATTATTGTGGAGCATTCCTTTTATACTGGGTTTTATTTTGCTTTTGTTTTTCTTCCGACAAGTACAGGCGGGGAATGGTAAAGCAATGAGTTTTGGCAAGTCAAAAATAAAAATAGCAGACCCAAAAAAAAGTAGAATCACATTTGCTGATGTAGCAGGTGTTGAAGAAGCAAAGGAAGAGCTTGAAGAAATAATAGATTTTCTTAAATTTCCCAAAAAATATACAACTCTGGGAGCAAAGATTCCTAAAGGGGTCATGTTGGTTGGAGCACCGGGAACTGGCAAAACACTCCTGGCTAAAGCAGTGGCAGGTGAAGCTCATGTTCCTTTTTTAACCATATCTGGCTCTGATTTTGTTGAGATGTTTGTTGGAGTAGGAGCTTCACGAGTACGAGATCTTTTTGAGCAAGCAAAAAAGTCAGCGCCATGTATTGTATTCGTTGATGAAATTGACGCTGTTGGCAGAAAAAGAGGTGCTGGTTTAGGCGGTGGACATGACGAGCGTGAACAAACCCTAAATCAACTCTTAGTAGAAATGGATGGTTTTGAAGATAATAATGGAATCATTATGATGGCAGCGACTAACCGCCCAGATGTTCTTGATCCAGCATTGTTAAGACCGGGCCGTTTTGATCGTCAGGTTGTTGTATCAAGACCTGATTTGCGGGGAAGGGAAGGCATTCTTAGAGTTCATACAAAGGGTACGCCATTGAATGACGATGTAGATTTAAATGTTCTAGCTAGAGCAACATCAGGATTTACAGGTGCGGATATACATAATTTGGTTAATGAAGCAGCACTTATGGCAGCTAGACTTGGTTTAAAGACTGTAAATAAGCATTGCTTTGAAGAAGCAAAAGACAAAGTGATTTTGGGCAAAGAGAGAAAAACCACCATCATGAATGAGCAGGACAAAAAACTCACCTCATATCATGAAGCGGGCCATGCCTTGCTTGCTAAACTTTTACCAGAAACAGATCCAGTTCATAAAGTTACAATTATTCCAAGGGGAATGGCTTTAGGTGTAACTCACCAAATGCCAATTGAAGATCGATACACCTTAAATCAGAATCAAGCGGAATCGAGTATAGCAATTTTAATGGGAGGTCGCTTGGCAGAAGAGATTGTTTTTAAAGTCAAGTGTAATGGGGCATCCAATGATATTGAAAAAGCAACAGAGTTAGCCAGAAGAATGGTTTGTGAATGGGGGATGAGCTCAAGTTTAGGGCCTATAGCTTTTGGGCATAATGAACAAGAGATTTTTCTGGCAAAAGAAGTTGCACATCAATCCAATTATAGTGAAAAAACAGCTCAGCTGGTTGATGCAGAAATTAAGAAAATAATCGATAGAAACTACAAACGAGGAAAAGATCTTTTGCAGAAAAATAGAGGGACTCTAGATAAGATTGCCAAGGTTTTGCTGGAAAGAGAAACTTTATCAGGTGAAGATCTAGACATTTTAATTACTGGTGGAGACTTGCCGCAAAGCTAA